A genomic window from Bubalus bubalis isolate 160015118507 breed Murrah chromosome 11, NDDB_SH_1, whole genome shotgun sequence includes:
- the LOC102400016 gene encoding olfactory receptor 11G2-like produces the protein MNVSSRETTHSVTHFILLGFPSSPEMQLLYFGLFSAAYILTLMGNTAIVCAVWWDQRLHTPMYIFLGNFSFLEICYVTTTVPNMLADFLSSSKSISFVSCFAQFYFFFSFGCDEGFYLCIMAFDRYLAICRPLHYSRIMTKELYTGLVIFGWSSGFILFLTPVVLISRLPFCNPNIIDHFMCDPVPLMMLSCSEDTTTQLIYSAFNAIFMTGTFLFILCSYALVILAVLRMPSAASKHKAFSTCASHLAVVILFFGSVMAMYVSPGSGHPVKVQKIVTLFYSVITPLGNPLIYSLRNNEMKAALKKVFWAEISVLKI, from the coding sequence ATGAATGTGTCCAGCAGAGAAACCACCCACTCTGTTACCCACTTTATCCTCCTGGGCTTTCCCTCGAGCCCAGAAATGCAGCTCCTCTACTTCGGGCTCTTCTCAGCCGCCTATATCCTGACCCTGATGGGGAACACAGCCATTGTCTGTGCTGTGTGGTGGGATCAGCGCCTTCACACCCCCATGTACATCTTCTTGGGGAATTTCTCTTTCCTGGAAATATGTTATGTCACCACAACCGTCCCTAATATGTTGGCCGACTTCCTGTCCTCAAGCAAGTCCATCTCCTTCGTGAGTTGTTTTGCACAGTTCTACTTCTTCTTCTCTTTCGGGTGTGATGAGGGCTTCTACCTTTGCATCATGGCCTTTGACAGGTATCTTGCCATCTGCCGTCCTCTGCATTACTCACGCATCATGACTAAAGAGCTCTACACTGGCCTCGTCATCTttgggtggtccagtgggttcATTCTCTTCCTAACCCCTGTTGTTCTCATTTCACGGTTGCCCTTTTGCAACCCAAATATCATCGACCATTTTATGTGTGATCCTGTCCCATTGATGATGCTGTCCTGTTCTGAAGACACCACCACACAACTCATTTACTCTGCTTTCAATGCTATTTTCATGACTGGCACCTTTCTCTTCATCCTTTGCTCCTATGCACTGGTGATTCTGGCTGTGTTAAGGATGCCCTCAGCAGCCAGCAAACACAAGGCTTTCTCCACTTGTGCTTCTCATCTGGctgtggtaattctgttttttggCTCTGTTATGGCGATGTATGTTAGTCCTGGATCAGGACACCCAGTGAAAGTGCAAAAAATTGTGACCTTATTTTATTCTGTAATAACACCCCTCGGCAATCCTCTAATTTATAGCCTCAGGAACAATGAGATGAAGGCTGCTCTAAAGAAAGTCTTTTGGGCTGAAATATctgttcttaaaatataa
- the LOC102392250 gene encoding olfactory receptor 11H6-like — MHISEASNSSGSVSEFILLGFPCRREIQILLCVMFSLIYLLTLLGNAAIICAVWSSRKLHTPMYILLANFSFLEICYVSSDVPKMLANIISQTKSISYAGCLLPFYFFFSMCAAEGYFLSAMSFDRFLAICRPLHYPTIMTYQLCARLVVFCWAGGFLSILMPAVLMSRVPFCGPNVIDHFFCDLGPLLALSCAPVPKTTLTCATVSSLIIFITFLYILGSYTLVLRAVLRVPAGSGRNKAFSTCASHFLVVSLFYGSVMVMYVSPGSRSHPGTQKFVTLFYCMATPFFNPLIYSLRNKDMKDALKKVLCASEISKNTEK, encoded by the coding sequence ATGCACATCTCAGAAGCCAGTAATAGCTCTGGGTCTGTGAGTGAGTTCATTCTCCTGGGCTTCCCCTGCCGCAGGGAGATCCAAATCCTCCTCTGTGTCATGTTCTCCCTCATCTACCTGCTGACCCTCCTTGGGAACGCAGCCATCATCTGTGCCGTGTGGTCAAGCCGGAAGCTCCATACACCCATGTACATCCTCCTGGCCAACTTCTCCTTCCTGGAGATCTGCTATGTCAGTTCCGATGTGCCCAAAATGCTGGCCAACATCATCTCCCAGACCAAGAGCATCTCCTACGCTGGCTGCCTGCTCCCGTTCTACTTCTTCTTCTCCATGTGTGCGGCTGAGGGCTATTTTCTATCTGCGATGTCCTTTGATCGGTTCCTTGCCATCTGTCGACCTCTGCATTACCCCACCATCATGACTTATCAACTCTGCGCCCGATTAGTGGTTTTCTGCTGGGCAGGTGGCTTTTTATCAATACTGATGCCTGCAGTTCTTATGTCTCGGGTGCCTTTCTGTGGCCCTAATGTCATTGACCATTTTTTCTGTGACCTGGGACCATTGCTGGCACTGTCCTGTGCCCCTGTGCCCAAAACTACTCTAACTTGTGCCACTGTAAGCTCGCTTATCATTTTCATCACCTTCCTCTACATTCTTGGGTCCTATACCTTAGTTTTGCGAGCTGTACTTCGGGTCCCAGCTGGCTCAGGCAGGAACAAAGCTTTTTCTACGTGTGCCTCCCATTTCTTGGTGGTTTCCTTGTTCTATGGCTCAGTTATGGTGATGTATGTGAGTCCAGGCTCCAGGAGCCATCCTGGGACACAGAAATTTGTGACCCTGTTTTACTGCATGGCAACACCATTCTTTAATCCTCTGATCTATAGCCTCCGGAACAAAGATATGAAAGATGCATTAAAGAAAGTCCTCTGTGCAtcagaaatttctaaaaatacagagaaatga
- the LOC102392567 gene encoding olfactory receptor 11G2-like encodes MRTLETNTSGSVSEFILLGFPCRREIQILLFVLFSIIYFLILMGNAAIICAVWSSRKLHTPMYILLANFSFLEICYVSSDVPKMLANIISQTKRISYTGCLLQFYFFFSMCVAESLFLSVMSFDRFLAICRPLHYPIIMTHRLCVLLVVFCWVGGFLWLLTPLILISQVPFCGPNTVDHFLCDLAPLLALSCAPVSGIRLICGIVSSLIIFLTLLYILGTYFCVLSVVLQMSSGSGRQKAFSTCASHLAVVSLFYGSVMVMYVSPGSGEYPGIQKFVTLFYALATPFFNPLIYNFRNKDMEEALKKILSVLLKEIFKGSKSRI; translated from the coding sequence ATGAGGACCTTGGAGACTAATACCTCTGGGTCTGTGAGTGAGTTCATTCTCCTGGGCTTCCCCTGCCGCAGGGAGATCCAGATCCTCCTCTTTGTGCTCTTCTCCATCATCTATTTCCTGATCCTCATGGGGAACGCAGCCATCATCTGTGCCGTGTGGTCAAGCCGGAAGCTCCATACACCCATGTACATCCTCCTGGCCAACTTCTCCTTCCTGGAGATCTGCTATGTCAGTTCCGATGTGCCCAAAATGCTGGCCAACATCATCTCCCAGACCAAGAGAATCTCCTACACTGGCTGCCTACTCCAGTTCTACTTCTTCTTCTCcatgtgtgtggctgagtctTTATTTCTGTCAGTGATGTCTTTTGATCGATTTCTTGCCATTTGTAGACCTTTGCATTATCCTATCATTATGACCCATCGCCTGTGTGTGTTGTTAGTGGTCTTCTGCTGGGTAGGTGGCTTTCTCTGGTTATTGACCCCTTTGATTCTAATATCTCAAGTGCCCTTCTGTGGTCCAAACACTGTTGACCATTTTCTCTGTGATCTGGCACCTTTGCTGGCACTGTCCTGTGCTCCAGTATCTGGAATTAGGCTGATTTGTGGTATCGTGAGCTCTCTAATCATCTTCCTCACCTTACTGTACATTCTTGGCACTTACTTTTGTGTCCTCAGTGTGGTGCTACAGATGTCCTCAGGCTCAGGAAGGCAgaaggctttctctacttgtgccTCCCACCTTGCTGTGGTATCCCTCTTCTATGGCTCAGTCATGGTGATGTATGTTAGCCCAGGTTCTGGCGAATATCCAGGGATACAGAAATTTGTGACCTTGTTCTATGCTTTGGCAACCCCTTTCTTTAATCCCCTGATCTACAACTTCCGGAACAAAGATATGGAAGAAgcactaaaaaaaattttgagtGTTTTACTGAAGGAAATCTTTAAAGGCTCCAAAAGTCGAATTTAA
- the LOC102394312 gene encoding olfactory receptor 11G2-like encodes MHVLHNKSVTANFHEFILLGFLCSQEIEILLFVSFSIIYILTLLGNSAIICAVWWDQQLHTPMYILLANFSFLEICYINSNVPSMLFNFLSKTKTISYHGCILQFYIFLSLCATELFFLALMAFDRYVAICRPLHYPTIMTRKVCGTLVSASWVGGFLWLVTPAALISQVPFCGSNVIDHYLCDLGAMLAISCVPVPKTALTCSMFSAVITFITLFYILVSYTLVLRAVVQVPKGSSRRRAFSTCTSHLIVVFLFYGSVTVMYVSPGVASQPGLQKFLTMLYSIATPLLNPLIYSLRNKEMKVALKKIMCKL; translated from the coding sequence TGCTAACTTTCATGAATTTATCCTGCTGGGTTTCCTGTGTAGCCAAGAAATAGAGATTCTCCTTTTTGTTTCATTCTCCATCATTTACATCTTGACCTTGTTGGGCAACAGTGCTATTATCTGTGCTGTGTGGTGGGACCAGCAACTCCACACTCCCATGTATATTTTATTGGCCAACTTCTCATTCCTGGAGATCTGCTACATCAATTCCAATGTGCCCAGCATGTTGTTCAACTTCCTATCCAAGACCAAGACCATCTCCTATCATGGCTGTATCCTACAGTTCTAcatcttcctctctctttgtGCCACAGAACTCTTCTTCCTGGCCCTCATGGCATTTGACAGATATGTTGCCATCTGCCGTCCATTGCACTACCCAACCATAATGACCAGGAAAGTCTGTGGAACCCTTGTGTCTGCTTCCTGGGTGGGTGGATTCTTATGGTTAGTCACACCTGCTGCCCTTATCTCCCAAGTTCCATTCTGTGGTTCAAACGTCATTGATCACTACCTCTGTGATCTTGGGGCAATGCTGGCCATATCATGTGTCCCTGTCCCCAAGACAGCTCTGACTTGTAGCATGTTCAGTGCTGTGATAACATTCATCACTTTGTTCTACATTCTTGTGTCCTACACGCTGGTACTTCGAGCTGTGGTTCAGGTTCCCAAAGGTTCAAGTAGGAGAAGAGCCTTCTCCACATGTACCTCCCACCTGATAGTTGTGTTCCTATTTTACGGCTCAGTCACAGTGATGTATGTAAGCCCAGGGGTAGCCAGTCAGCCTGGGCTGCAGAAGTTCTTGACCATGTTGTACTCAATTGCAACTCCACTTTTAAATCCTCTGATCTACAGCCTCAGGAATAAGGAGATGAAGGTTGCTCTGAAGAAAATTATGTGTAAACTTTAG